A region of Cellulophaga sp. RHA19 DNA encodes the following proteins:
- a CDS encoding phosphoribosylanthranilate isomerase, whose protein sequence is MKLKVCGMKYLENMEAVATLQPDFLGFIFWEPSSRFFNGKMGNIPKNIKKVGVFVDADLDYVVDRINQYNLDIVQLHGKESPEFCKGLRNSNLGLKGKQPQIIKVFSIKDSFDFSILAPFEKVCDYFLFDTKGKLPGGNGYTFNWSVLENYPSTKPYFLSGGIGVDDAYKIKEFLHTPASKYCVALDVNSSFETEPGLKNIEKLKEFKTALSI, encoded by the coding sequence ATGAAACTAAAAGTTTGCGGTATGAAGTATCTAGAAAATATGGAGGCTGTTGCTACATTGCAACCAGATTTTCTAGGTTTTATATTTTGGGAGCCTTCTTCTCGGTTTTTTAATGGTAAAATGGGTAACATACCTAAAAACATTAAAAAAGTTGGTGTTTTTGTTGATGCTGATTTGGATTATGTTGTAGATCGTATAAACCAGTATAATTTAGATATTGTACAATTACACGGTAAAGAGTCTCCTGAATTTTGTAAAGGCTTGCGAAATTCTAATTTGGGATTAAAAGGTAAACAACCACAAATAATAAAAGTTTTTTCTATTAAAGATAGTTTTGATTTTAGCATTCTTGCTCCTTTTGAAAAAGTATGCGATTACTTTTTATTTGACACGAAAGGCAAACTACCTGGCGGTAACGGCTATACATTTAACTGGTCTGTTTTAGAAAACTACCCGTCTACCAAACCGTACTTTTTAAGTGGCGGTATTGGTGTAGATGATGCATATAAAATTAAAGAGTTTTTACACACACCTGCATCTAAATACTGTGTTGCACTAGATGTAAACAGTAGTTTTGAAACAGAACCAGGATTAAAGAATATTGAAAAATTAAAAGAATTTAAAACAGCATTAAGTATCTAA
- a CDS encoding glycerophosphodiester phosphodiesterase family protein, with amino-acid sequence MKLKIVICGLIGLGFMACKQSDKKKEKKEDATPVEETVVTYNFDLEGHRGARGLMPENSIPAFTKAIELGVNTIELDLAVTKDKQVLVSHEPYFNPLFCMDSLGQTIAKKDSIALNIYEHTYKQTQKYDCGSMGNVKFPEQEKQFVTKPLLLDVIALADSLTAGNATPIKYNIEIKSLPEGDGIYHPNPKDFSDLVIATIKDKIAVENVVLQSFDFRVLQYLHQNYPEYTLAALVYKDDVKTNLDTLGFIPQIYSPLHSMLSKEVIAELHSKNMKVIPWTVNNETDMENLLVMGVDGLITDYPNKAIQYRK; translated from the coding sequence ATGAAATTAAAAATAGTTATTTGCGGCCTTATTGGCCTTGGTTTTATGGCTTGTAAGCAGAGCGATAAAAAGAAAGAAAAAAAAGAAGACGCAACTCCGGTTGAAGAAACAGTGGTAACTTATAATTTTGATTTAGAAGGTCACCGTGGTGCTAGAGGTTTAATGCCAGAGAATAGCATACCAGCTTTTACAAAAGCAATAGAATTGGGTGTAAATACTATTGAGTTAGATTTGGCTGTAACCAAAGATAAACAAGTTTTGGTATCTCATGAGCCTTATTTTAATCCGCTTTTTTGTATGGATTCTCTTGGGCAAACTATTGCTAAAAAAGATTCGATTGCATTAAATATTTATGAGCATACGTACAAGCAAACTCAAAAATACGACTGTGGTAGTATGGGTAACGTTAAGTTTCCAGAGCAAGAAAAACAGTTTGTAACTAAACCTTTATTGTTAGATGTTATAGCTCTTGCAGATTCTTTAACAGCAGGTAATGCAACACCAATAAAGTATAATATAGAAATTAAGAGTTTACCAGAGGGAGATGGTATTTATCATCCTAATCCAAAAGATTTTTCTGATTTAGTTATAGCAACAATTAAAGATAAAATTGCTGTAGAAAATGTAGTGCTACAAAGTTTTGATTTTAGAGTGTTGCAATATTTGCATCAAAATTATCCAGAGTACACATTGGCTGCTTTGGTATATAAAGATGATGTAAAAACTAATTTAGATACATTAGGGTTTATACCACAAATATATAGTCCGTTACATAGTATGTTATCTAAAGAAGTTATAGCAGAACTACACTCTAAAAATATGAAAGTTATTCCTTGGACAGTTAATAATGAGACTGATATGGAAAACCTATTAGTAATGGGAGTAGATGGTTTAATTACAGATTACCCTAACAAGGCTATACAATACAGAAAATAA
- a CDS encoding TonB-dependent receptor: MKKNYYFILLLLTVCTVAAQNKGNLNGQVVDETGAPVIGANVVIQSISMGAVTDESGTYKIDDLVYKTYTVTVSYLGYKSIKKSVTISTPNTTVNFKLKEPSFQLDGLVVTAQKREQLNKDVPIAITSYGSEFINNQGTFEYDTFSDYVPGLQIQIQSVNNPGIVVRGITSDSGDSRVEPRVSVFQDGVSISKSRGSVVELFDIERVEVLKGPQGTLFGRGAQIGAMHIIQNKAKNETSASLKTGIGNYNQFLVNGYVNTPLVKDKLFARVAAIYNRRDGYIENLSGGDLNGKETLALRGSLKYMISDNTTFDFIANWQQDTPPGTSFKSGTFAPLGGDLNPNSFADLERGKELGLDRTVYGFTGILKSSLNDKWDVTSISAYRKFNSDEAFDADGTAAPVLFFREVAEGEQFSQEVRFNFDNDDKLSGFVGANFFYENGSQAVPFEVNEQSYLALLVATDALVVNGVPTLFPNIPNDPGSFGPLAGAPLLSFNSENSINYGENYSGDIFADASYDVTNKLTLTLGLRATLENSNAGLEVINADNPGVLGNFLGAYPNNLFTPTNGKITASETFTSAVGRFAVNYDLSDAVTVFGNVARGRRPNVINVSATEVNVLSDETVWSYELGLKSLMLDNKLQFDVNGYFYDYSNFQTTIARLDETDGLVILPNDSGSATALGFEAAMQYQFAKSSSFFANYGYIDASFDDEDSDGNLQQLAGNTFRLTPEHSFSAGFNINPTLNDKVAVFLRPTYTYKSKVFFEETNLPNISQDDYGLLNIRAGVTIQDKYEISLYATNVLDEKFIIDAGNTGGAFGIPTFIAGPPAFYGLQLSVNF; encoded by the coding sequence ATGAAAAAGAATTACTATTTTATTTTATTATTACTAACAGTATGTACTGTTGCGGCACAAAACAAAGGAAATCTTAACGGGCAAGTAGTAGATGAAACAGGAGCTCCTGTAATTGGAGCTAATGTGGTTATACAGAGCATTTCTATGGGCGCGGTTACAGATGAATCTGGAACCTATAAAATTGATGACTTAGTCTATAAAACATATACAGTTACAGTGTCTTACTTAGGATACAAGAGTATAAAAAAATCAGTAACAATTTCTACCCCAAATACTACAGTAAATTTTAAATTAAAGGAACCTTCTTTTCAGTTAGATGGTTTAGTGGTTACAGCACAAAAAAGAGAACAGTTAAATAAAGATGTGCCAATTGCAATTACCTCTTACGGTAGTGAGTTTATAAACAATCAAGGTACGTTTGAGTATGATACTTTTTCAGATTATGTACCAGGTTTGCAAATCCAAATTCAAAGTGTAAATAACCCAGGTATAGTTGTTAGAGGAATTACTAGTGATAGCGGCGACTCTAGAGTAGAGCCAAGAGTTTCCGTTTTTCAAGACGGAGTGTCTATTAGTAAATCTCGTGGGTCTGTTGTAGAGCTGTTTGATATAGAACGTGTAGAGGTTTTAAAAGGCCCACAAGGAACTCTTTTTGGTAGAGGGGCGCAAATTGGAGCAATGCACATTATTCAAAATAAAGCTAAAAATGAGACTTCTGCTTCTTTAAAAACAGGTATTGGTAATTACAATCAGTTTTTAGTAAACGGTTATGTAAATACTCCTTTAGTAAAAGATAAGTTATTTGCTCGTGTAGCTGCAATTTACAATAGAAGAGATGGGTACATAGAAAACCTTTCTGGTGGAGACCTAAATGGTAAAGAAACTTTGGCACTTAGAGGTTCTTTAAAATATATGATTAGTGATAATACTACGTTTGATTTTATTGCAAATTGGCAACAAGATACACCTCCAGGTACTTCTTTTAAAAGTGGAACTTTTGCTCCTTTAGGAGGCGATTTAAATCCTAACTCTTTTGCAGACTTAGAACGTGGTAAAGAACTGGGTTTAGACCGTACAGTTTATGGTTTTACTGGGATTTTAAAGTCGTCACTTAATGACAAGTGGGATGTAACTTCTATTTCTGCATACCGAAAATTTAACTCAGATGAAGCCTTTGATGCAGATGGTACAGCAGCACCAGTTTTATTTTTTAGAGAGGTTGCAGAAGGAGAACAATTTAGTCAAGAAGTACGTTTTAATTTTGATAATGATGATAAATTATCTGGTTTTGTGGGAGCAAATTTCTTTTATGAAAACGGATCACAAGCAGTTCCTTTTGAGGTTAATGAGCAAAGTTACCTAGCGCTTTTAGTAGCTACAGATGCTTTGGTAGTAAACGGTGTACCTACTTTGTTCCCTAACATTCCTAATGATCCTGGCAGTTTTGGACCATTGGCAGGTGCTCCATTATTATCTTTTAATAGCGAAAACTCTATTAATTACGGAGAAAATTATTCTGGTGATATTTTTGCAGATGCTTCTTATGATGTTACAAATAAGCTAACTCTTACACTAGGACTAAGAGCAACCTTAGAGAATAGTAATGCAGGTTTAGAAGTTATAAATGCAGATAATCCAGGGGTGTTAGGTAACTTTTTAGGAGCTTACCCTAACAACTTATTTACGCCAACAAATGGAAAAATTACAGCTAGTGAAACATTTACCTCTGCAGTAGGTAGGTTTGCAGTTAATTATGATTTAAGTGATGCAGTAACTGTTTTTGGTAATGTTGCACGCGGAAGAAGACCAAATGTAATTAATGTATCAGCTACAGAAGTAAATGTGTTGTCAGACGAAACTGTTTGGTCTTATGAGTTAGGACTAAAATCATTAATGTTAGACAATAAACTACAGTTTGATGTAAATGGGTACTTTTATGACTACAGTAACTTTCAAACAACAATAGCACGTTTAGATGAAACAGATGGTTTGGTAATTCTTCCTAATGATAGTGGTAGTGCAACTGCATTAGGTTTTGAGGCTGCTATGCAGTATCAGTTTGCAAAAAGCAGTTCTTTCTTTGCTAATTATGGGTATATAGATGCTTCTTTTGACGATGAAGATTCAGACGGTAACCTACAGCAATTGGCAGGAAATACGTTTAGGTTAACACCAGAACATTCTTTCTCTGCAGGGTTTAATATCAACCCTACTTTAAATGATAAAGTTGCTGTATTTTTAAGGCCAACATACACTTATAAGTCTAAAGTATTTTTTGAGGAAACTAATTTGCCAAACATATCTCAAGATGATTATGGTTTACTAAACATCAGAGCAGGTGTAACTATACAAGATAAATATGAGATTAGTTTGTATGCAACTAATGTTTTAGACGAGAAGTTTATTATAGATGCTGGTAATACAGGTGGTGCTTTTGGTATACCAACTTTTATTGCTGGTCCTCCTGCATTTTACGGATTGCAATTGTCTGTAAATTTTTAA
- the trpB gene encoding tryptophan synthase subunit beta → MNYNVTEKGYYGTFGGAYIPEMLYPNVENLRQNYLKVMAEPDFKAEFDQLLKDYVGRPSPLYFAKRLSEKYNTKVYLKREDLNHTGAHKVNNTIGQILMAKKLGKQRIIAETGAGQHGVATATVCALMGMDCVVYMGEIDIARQAPNVARMKMLGAEVRPALSGSKTLKDATNEAIRDWINNPVDTHYIIGSAIGPHPYPDMVTRFQSVISEEIKWQLKEKEGRENPDYVVACIGGGSNAAGTYYHFLHQEEVGIIAVEAAGKGVNSGESAATSALGKEGVIHGCKTLLMQTQDGQITEPYSISAGLDYPGVGPLHAHLYKSGRGEFYSATDDEAMQAGLELTKLEGIIPAIESSHALAIFKHKTFKPDDVVVLSLSGRGDKDLDNYIKYFNL, encoded by the coding sequence ATGAATTATAACGTAACAGAAAAAGGATATTACGGAACATTTGGCGGTGCCTATATTCCAGAAATGTTATATCCTAACGTAGAAAACCTACGTCAAAATTACCTTAAAGTTATGGCAGAGCCCGACTTTAAAGCAGAGTTTGATCAGCTTTTAAAAGATTACGTAGGCAGGCCGTCTCCTTTGTACTTTGCAAAAAGATTGTCTGAGAAGTACAATACAAAAGTCTATTTAAAAAGAGAAGATCTTAACCACACAGGTGCACACAAGGTAAACAATACTATTGGTCAGATTTTAATGGCTAAAAAACTAGGCAAACAACGTATTATTGCAGAGACTGGTGCTGGCCAACACGGTGTTGCTACAGCTACAGTTTGCGCATTAATGGGTATGGATTGTGTTGTTTATATGGGAGAGATTGATATTGCTCGCCAAGCACCAAACGTAGCACGTATGAAAATGCTTGGAGCAGAAGTAAGACCTGCTCTTTCTGGTAGTAAAACATTAAAAGATGCTACTAATGAAGCTATTCGTGATTGGATTAACAATCCTGTAGACACCCATTATATAATTGGTTCTGCAATTGGACCACATCCTTACCCAGATATGGTTACCAGGTTCCAATCTGTTATATCTGAAGAAATAAAATGGCAGCTAAAAGAAAAAGAAGGACGAGAAAACCCAGATTATGTAGTTGCTTGTATTGGTGGTGGTAGTAATGCTGCTGGTACATACTATCACTTTTTGCATCAAGAAGAAGTTGGCATTATTGCTGTAGAAGCTGCTGGAAAAGGTGTAAATTCTGGCGAAAGCGCTGCTACATCTGCTCTTGGAAAAGAAGGTGTTATACACGGTTGTAAAACTTTATTAATGCAAACGCAAGACGGACAAATTACAGAGCCCTACTCTATTTCTGCTGGTTTAGATTACCCTGGTGTAGGACCATTACACGCACATTTATATAAATCTGGAAGAGGAGAATTTTACTCTGCTACAGATGATGAGGCTATGCAAGCTGGCTTAGAACTAACAAAACTAGAAGGCATTATACCTGCTATAGAAAGTAGCCACGCTTTAGCAATTTTTAAACATAAAACTTTTAAACCAGACGATGTGGTTGTACTAAGTTTATCTGGCCGTGGTGATAAAGATTTAGATAATTACATTAAATATTTTAACTTATAA
- a CDS encoding DUF3575 domain-containing protein yields MKKQILLLTTFLSVTCFTYAQELEPTEQANNEEQSTLEYQDKKNIAKLSLTSLVFRNFQFQYERVLNKTFSVALSYGTIPEGGIPFGSSFVDEDEDDDLSNIVNNGKMSYSSFTPEVRIYTGKKGYGKGFYLAPFFRASKYTFKNVNFSYDADGGGTETLTTSGTIKGSTFGLLIGSQFNLGSNLVLDWWIAGPHIGSSNGNLKGVSSRVLSQNEQDALLETLQDTDIPLVDTEYKVDANGAEIDLDGPWAGVRAGLSIGYRF; encoded by the coding sequence ATGAAAAAACAAATTTTACTACTTACTACATTCTTATCTGTTACGTGTTTTACGTATGCACAAGAATTAGAACCTACTGAACAAGCTAATAATGAAGAACAGTCTACTTTAGAGTATCAGGACAAAAAAAACATTGCTAAACTTAGTTTAACAAGTTTGGTCTTTAGAAACTTTCAGTTTCAGTACGAAAGAGTTTTAAACAAAACTTTTTCTGTTGCATTATCTTATGGTACAATACCTGAAGGTGGTATTCCTTTTGGAAGTTCTTTTGTTGATGAAGACGAAGATGATGACTTGTCTAACATTGTTAACAATGGTAAAATGAGCTACTCTAGTTTTACACCAGAAGTACGTATTTATACAGGAAAAAAAGGATATGGAAAAGGCTTTTATTTAGCTCCATTTTTTAGAGCATCTAAATACACTTTTAAAAATGTGAACTTTAGCTATGATGCAGATGGTGGTGGAACAGAAACTTTAACTACTAGCGGTACTATTAAAGGGAGTACTTTTGGCTTATTAATTGGATCTCAGTTTAACTTAGGAAGTAACCTTGTTTTAGACTGGTGGATTGCTGGTCCGCATATTGGATCTAGTAATGGAAATTTAAAAGGTGTGTCATCTAGAGTTTTATCTCAGAACGAACAAGATGCATTATTAGAAACTTTACAAGACACAGATATTCCTTTAGTAGATACAGAGTATAAAGTTGATGCTAATGGCGCAGAAATAGATTTAGATGGTCCTTGGGCTGGCGTACGTGCTGGTTTAAGTATTGGATATAGATTTTAA
- a CDS encoding alpha/beta hydrolase, translating to MKNKNTYILSLFLVFAFFATAQKGAKMQKLKELEKNIQIEESNVVGLKKDNEAHIIWSDDYKYKKSPIAFVYLHGFGASYAEGEPVMSQLSTHFKANTYMARLEEHGIYRDNTFENLTPENYIASAKQAIAYGKQLGDEVIVISTSTGGTLSLAIAAEDKDIKALVLYSPFIDLLNPAMKAVIQPGGKEQFIKALGGTMQVQKRPELEAKYWSTNYHINGYISLITMLTNTMTTETFSKVTCPVFLGYYYKNEEEQDKVVSVPAMQVMFNALGTPEEDKTKMAFPRSGNHVIASDIRSKDWEGVYLNTVDFLNKIIK from the coding sequence ATGAAAAATAAAAATACATATATTCTTTCTTTATTTCTAGTATTTGCGTTTTTTGCAACCGCACAAAAAGGGGCAAAAATGCAAAAACTAAAAGAGTTAGAGAAAAATATACAAATAGAGGAGAGTAATGTTGTTGGTCTTAAGAAAGATAATGAAGCACATATTATATGGTCAGACGATTATAAGTATAAAAAATCTCCTATAGCTTTTGTGTATTTGCACGGTTTTGGGGCTAGTTATGCAGAAGGTGAGCCAGTAATGTCTCAGTTATCTACTCACTTTAAAGCAAACACCTATATGGCTCGCTTAGAAGAGCACGGAATTTACAGAGATAATACTTTTGAAAACTTAACACCAGAAAATTATATTGCTTCTGCAAAACAAGCAATTGCTTATGGCAAACAATTAGGAGATGAGGTTATTGTAATTAGCACATCTACAGGTGGTACATTAAGCTTGGCAATAGCAGCAGAAGATAAAGATATAAAAGCGTTGGTTTTGTATTCTCCATTTATAGATTTGCTTAACCCAGCAATGAAAGCAGTAATACAACCAGGAGGAAAAGAGCAATTTATCAAGGCTTTAGGAGGTACAATGCAAGTGCAAAAACGTCCAGAATTAGAAGCAAAATATTGGTCTACTAACTATCACATAAATGGCTATATTTCATTAATTACTATGCTTACAAATACAATGACAACAGAAACTTTTTCAAAAGTCACTTGTCCTGTGTTTTTAGGATACTATTATAAAAATGAAGAAGAGCAAGATAAAGTTGTTTCTGTGCCAGCAATGCAAGTAATGTTTAATGCTCTAGGAACGCCAGAAGAAGATAAAACTAAAATGGCTTTTCCAAGAAGTGGAAATCACGTTATAGCAAGTGATATTAGATCCAAAGATTGGGAAGGTGTGTATTTAAATACAGTTGACTTTTTAAATAAAATTATAAAATGA
- the trpC gene encoding indole-3-glycerol phosphate synthase TrpC produces MDILEKIVRDKRKEVDLRKSLIPVSQLEASVLFNRTTNSLATALKNSNSGIIAEHKRRSPSKAVINNSLSVQDVATGYQNAGVCGMSVLTDGKYFGGSLDDLLTARAAVQMPLLRKEFIIDEYQILEAKAYGADVILLIAAILTRDEIKQFSEFAKSLNLDVLLEVHNEEELHKSIMPSLDMLGVNNRNLKTFTVSLDTSKSLSKLIPNDFVKVSESGISNIEAIKELQPYGYKGFLIGENFMKTDNPGDSATNFIKSLA; encoded by the coding sequence ATGGATATCTTAGAAAAAATAGTACGCGACAAACGCAAAGAGGTAGATTTAAGAAAATCTCTTATTCCTGTATCTCAATTAGAAGCTTCAGTTTTATTTAATAGAACTACAAACTCTTTAGCTACAGCCTTAAAAAATAGTAATTCTGGCATTATTGCAGAACATAAAAGAAGATCGCCATCAAAAGCAGTAATAAATAATAGCCTATCTGTACAAGATGTTGCTACTGGTTACCAAAATGCTGGTGTTTGCGGTATGTCTGTTTTAACAGATGGTAAATACTTTGGTGGCTCTTTAGATGATTTGTTAACCGCTAGAGCTGCAGTGCAAATGCCATTACTACGTAAAGAATTTATTATAGATGAATACCAAATACTAGAAGCAAAAGCATATGGTGCAGATGTTATTTTACTAATTGCTGCCATACTTACTAGAGATGAAATAAAACAGTTTTCTGAGTTTGCTAAAAGCTTAAACTTAGATGTTTTATTAGAAGTACACAACGAGGAAGAGTTGCACAAATCTATTATGCCTAGTTTAGATATGTTAGGTGTAAATAATCGTAACTTAAAAACATTTACGGTGAGTTTAGATACTAGTAAATCTCTATCTAAATTAATACCTAATGATTTTGTTAAGGTATCTGAAAGTGGCATTAGTAACATAGAAGCTATTAAAGAATTACAACCCTATGGTTACAAAGGCTTTTTAATAGGTGAAAATTTTATGAAAACTGATAATCCTGGCGATAGTGCTACCAATTTTATTAAATCTTTAGCCTAA
- a CDS encoding ABC-F family ATP-binding cassette domain-containing protein, with protein MITVDNIAVEFSGTTLFSGVNFVINENDKIALMGKNGAGKSTMMKIVAGKQKATKGKVSCPKDTVIAYLPQHLLAEDNCTVVEEASKAFSHVFTMRDRMDFLNKELETRTDYESDAYMKIIEEVSELGEQYYALEDVNYDAEVEKALKGLGFRSEDFTRQTSEFSGGWRMRIELAKILLQKPDLILLDEPTNHIDIESVIWLEDFLVNKAKAVMVISHDRAFIDNITNRTIEVTMGKIYDYKANYSHYLQLREERRAHQIKAYEEQQKFIEDNMRFIERFKGTYSKTNQVTSRERMLEKLDIIEIDEVDNSALRLSFPSAQRSGDYPVTVEDLTKTYGDHTVFKNASMSISRGEKVSFVGRNGEGKSTMIKSILGEIEYEGKCSLGHNVQVGYFAQNQASLLDPDLTIFQTVDEVAKGDLRTQIKNILGRFMFKGDDVDKKVSVLSGGEKTRLAMVKLLLEPVNLLILDEPTNHLDLKSKDVLKEALLDFDGTLILVSHDRDFLQGLAEKVFEFKDQRVIEHFETIDAFLERNKIKNIKDIDLKK; from the coding sequence ATGATTACAGTAGATAATATTGCAGTAGAATTTAGTGGAACAACCTTATTTAGTGGTGTAAATTTTGTTATTAATGAAAATGATAAAATAGCACTTATGGGAAAAAACGGTGCAGGTAAATCTACAATGATGAAAATTGTTGCCGGTAAACAAAAGGCTACTAAAGGCAAAGTTAGTTGTCCTAAAGATACTGTAATAGCTTACTTGCCTCAGCATTTACTAGCAGAGGATAATTGTACGGTTGTAGAGGAGGCTTCTAAGGCTTTTAGTCACGTTTTTACAATGAGAGACCGTATGGACTTTTTAAACAAAGAGTTAGAGACAAGAACAGATTATGAGAGTGATGCCTATATGAAGATTATAGAAGAGGTATCTGAGCTTGGAGAGCAATATTATGCCTTAGAAGATGTAAATTATGATGCAGAAGTAGAAAAAGCATTAAAAGGCTTAGGTTTTAGGTCGGAAGATTTTACAAGACAAACAAGTGAGTTTAGTGGTGGTTGGCGTATGCGTATAGAACTAGCAAAAATACTACTGCAAAAGCCAGACTTAATTTTGTTAGATGAGCCAACAAACCATATAGATATAGAATCTGTAATTTGGTTAGAAGACTTTTTAGTAAACAAAGCAAAAGCTGTAATGGTAATATCGCATGACAGGGCTTTTATAGATAATATTACTAATAGAACCATAGAGGTTACTATGGGTAAAATTTACGACTACAAGGCAAATTACTCTCACTATTTGCAATTAAGAGAAGAGCGTAGAGCACACCAAATAAAAGCATATGAAGAACAGCAGAAGTTTATAGAGGACAATATGCGTTTTATAGAGCGGTTTAAAGGAACGTATTCCAAAACAAATCAGGTTACATCTAGAGAACGTATGTTAGAAAAACTAGATATTATAGAGATTGATGAAGTAGATAATTCAGCTTTAAGGTTGTCATTCCCATCAGCGCAGCGTTCTGGAGATTACCCTGTAACTGTTGAAGATTTAACCAAAACATACGGAGACCACACTGTGTTTAAAAACGCAAGTATGTCTATCTCCAGAGGAGAAAAAGTATCTTTTGTAGGTAGAAACGGAGAAGGTAAATCTACAATGATAAAATCTATCTTGGGAGAAATAGAGTACGAAGGTAAGTGTAGTTTAGGGCACAATGTGCAAGTAGGTTACTTTGCTCAAAACCAAGCTTCATTACTAGATCCAGATTTAACTATTTTTCAGACGGTAGATGAGGTTGCTAAAGGAGATTTACGTACGCAAATAAAAAATATTTTGGGTAGGTTTATGTTTAAAGGAGATGATGTAGATAAAAAAGTAAGTGTACTATCTGGAGGTGAAAAAACAAGGTTAGCAATGGTAAAACTATTGTTAGAACCGGTAAACCTTTTAATATTAGATGAGCCTACAAATCATTTAGATTTAAAGTCTAAAGATGTTTTAAAAGAAGCATTGTTAGATTTTGATGGTACTTTAATACTAGTTTCTCACGACCGTGATTTTCTACAAGGTTTAGCAGAAAAAGTATTTGAGTTTAAAGATCAACGTGTAATAGAACATTTTGAAACTATTGATGCCTTTTTAGAACGTAATAAGATTAAAAACATAAAAGACATCGATTTAAAAAAATAG
- the trpA gene encoding tryptophan synthase subunit alpha, whose amino-acid sequence MNRINQKMQEDKKLLSLYFTAGYPELNNTVKIIEDLEASGIDMIEIGLPFSDPLADGPTIQNSSTIALKNGMTTNLLFEQLKDIRKTVSIPLIVMGYFNPMLQYGVEAFCKKCAEIGIDGLIMPDLPLAVYQDEYEAIFKKYNLKNIFLITPQTSNERIKQIDEASDSFIYMVSSASVTGSKSGFGDEQTAYFKRIASMQLKNPQIVGFGINNNETFTQATEDAKGAIIGSAFIKHLTENGVDTIKEFVQKIR is encoded by the coding sequence ATGAATAGAATTAATCAGAAAATGCAAGAAGACAAAAAACTTCTTTCATTGTACTTTACAGCAGGTTACCCAGAGCTGAACAATACAGTTAAAATAATTGAAGATTTAGAAGCTAGCGGTATAGATATGATAGAAATTGGATTGCCTTTTAGTGATCCACTAGCAGATGGACCAACCATACAAAACAGCTCTACAATTGCGCTTAAAAATGGTATGACCACCAACTTACTTTTTGAGCAATTAAAAGATATACGTAAAACAGTTTCTATACCCCTAATTGTTATGGGATATTTTAACCCAATGTTACAATATGGAGTTGAAGCCTTTTGCAAAAAATGTGCAGAAATTGGTATAGACGGTTTAATTATGCCAGATTTACCTTTGGCTGTTTACCAGGATGAATACGAAGCTATTTTTAAAAAGTACAATTTAAAAAACATCTTTTTAATTACACCACAAACTAGCAACGAGCGTATTAAGCAAATTGATGAAGCCTCTGATTCCTTTATTTATATGGTAAGTTCTGCTAGTGTAACGGGTTCTAAATCTGGCTTTGGAGATGAGCAAACTGCTTATTTTAAACGCATAGCTAGTATGCAACTTAAAAACCCACAAATTGTTGGTTTTGGTATTAACAACAACGAGACATTTACACAAGCAACAGAAGATGCAAAAGGTGCAATTATTGGCTCTGCATTTATAAAACACCTAACAGAAAATGGTGTAGATACCATTAAAGAATTTGTACAAAAAATAAGATAA